Proteins encoded in a region of the Gopherus flavomarginatus isolate rGopFla2 chromosome 19, rGopFla2.mat.asm, whole genome shotgun sequence genome:
- the PIMREG gene encoding protein PIMREG yields the protein MASVLQSVGATIGWRSHQLLADFENESPVPDKFRKKPSSSALNTLRMSLRKRMPLKQVEMNLSENPTWESLEAKEKQQSFRAITRTAKNAFGTVSQKIQKSCQNRPQSLVISPAKAPARRSGITCSAKRSTSPRTPSRKNRLATPLCGPTCTPRSSRRASLSSRSAKSLVGKEWRSFSYWLGKEAVPLRRSRRAAALKSPYSSPIPASRKREFDCKLESVSLGIHRLKRLSQVFDDVIVREEREQAISNYQYLMAQNLRSGHRSQKLSQSAFRWCARRLQHAVGTWTEMTLNSINNV from the exons ATGGCATCAGTGTTACAAAGTGTCGGGGCTACAATTGGCTGGAGGAGCCACCAGCTACTGGCTGACTTTGAAaatgagagcccagtgcctgacaAATTTAGAAAGAAGCCTTCTTCAAGCGCTCTCAATACCCTCCGCATGTCTCTGAGAAAGCGAATGCCCTTAAAGCAAGTAGAGATGAACCTCAGTGAGAATCCAACTTGGGAAAGTCTGGAAGCAAAAGAGAAGCAACAAAGCTTCCGGGCTATCACAAGAACAGCAAAAAATGCCTTTGGAACAGTGTCTCAG AAAATACAGAAGTCCTGCCAAAACCGCCCGCAGTCTCTAGTCATCTCTCCAGCTAAAGCCCCTGCAAGGAGAAGTGGCATCACTTGCTCTGCCAAGAGAAGCACTTCACCTCGAACTCCTAGTCGGAAGAATAGGCTGGCCACCCCATTGTGTGGTCCCACTTGCACCCCCAGGTCCAGCAGGAGAGCCTCCCTTTCATCCAGATCTGCAAAGAGCTTGGTGGGGAAAGAATGGAGGAGTTTCTCTTACTGGCTTGGAAAAGAAGCTGTCCCTCTCCGGAGATCAAGGAGAGCAGCAGCTCTAAAGAGCCCGTATTCATCACCTATCCCTGCCAGCAGAAAGAG AGAGTTTGACTGCAAGTTAGAATCAGTCTCTTTGGGAATTCACCGGCTGAAACGTCTTTCTCAGGTGTTCGATGATGTCATTGTGAGAGAGGAGAG AGAACAAGCAATATCCAATTATCAGTATCTAATGGCACAAAACTTGCGATCTGGTCATCGGTCTCAGAAACTCTCCCAATCTGCTTTCAGATGGTGTGCGAGGAGGCTCCAGCATGCAGTTGGCACTTGGACTGAGATGACCTTAAACAGTATTAACAACGTGTGA